TGACGCGACCGCATTTTTTGGTGTCGATGGTTTGTTCAGCGTCGGTAAACAACGTCTCTATTGGTCATCGCATCTCGATGCGGTTCGTGATGTAATCGCGCGAGGCGCAGAAGACGCGGCCGCCGTTCGAACCTCGATCGCGGGACAGAACGAAGCGATTGACAACGCGGACGGTGACACGATCTTCCGGTTGCTCGTCGGGTATTCGCAAGATCAGTTGAAAACCGGTGGGGATGCGGAGTTGGTCAATGATTTGGAATCGGCGTCGGTTCCCGTACGGGTGCTCGCATCGGAGAACCTTCGCGACATCAGTGGAACAACGCTGTTCTTCCGCCCGGAAGAAATTGTTCAATCCAGACGCGACGAAGTCATCAAGAAATGGAAAGTGCGTCTGAAAAAGGAATCGATTCGATACCCGGAAACCGAATGAGATTGCCAGTCAAAGCGTTCGCGAAAGGAGCGATCGCGTTGGTCGTCATCGCCGGACTTGGTTTCGCGATCAAGAAGTCATTCGATTCGCTATCCGAACAACAACAGCGCACGGTCGATTTGATTACCCAGATCGATCGAAAGATTGAATCGGCGAAAATCGAATCAGAGCGACAACGGCTTCGACAAGAACGTCAAGACGTCATCGATCAGCAACCGTCATTTGCCAATGTCCACTGGTCAACGTTGGCCGCCGCCGCGTTGGTCTATGCGGTCGGCTTGATCCCGGGAGGCTTGGTATTGAAAGAGGCAAGCGGCTTGCTCGGTAAACCGATCTCGGTGCGGGACGCTGTCTCGATTCAAACCGTCGGACACCTTGGAAAGTATGTTCCTGGGAAAGCGATGGTGGTTGTGATTCGTGCGGGACGCCTACGTGAACTCGGTGCTTCGTGGCTGATCGGATCGACCGCAGTCTTTTTGGAAACGATCATGATGATGGCTGTCGGGGCTGCGCTCGCGGGTGGGCTAATTTTCTTTTTACCGGTCCCTCGCTGGATCGCTTGGATTTCGCTACTCGGTGGAATGTCTGCGGCGATGATAAGCGCGCCACCGATTCTCAGCCGGTTGCTTCAAAAGGCCAATATCCTCAAATCGGATTCGTCCCTAACGGATACCACTGTTTCGCCGACGCGGCACCTGTGTGATGGTTGGCGTTTCTTCTCGTTGGCATGGTGTTGGCATGTATCGGGATGGTTTTTGATTGGCGGCTCGTTTGCATTGGTGGTGCGCAGCCTCCCCGGATCCATTCAAACGGTCTCCGACGCGACGTTGATTATCGCTTCGGTCGCAGCGATGTCATTGGCGATGGTCGTCGGATTTGCCTCGTTGCTGCCGGGCGGAGCCGGTGTCCGTGAACTGACACTCACGATTGTCTTGGCGCCCGTTGCCGGACCGGCGGTCGCGTTGATGTCGGCCATCGTCATTCGGCTTGTCTTTATCGCCGTCGAAGTGTCACTCGCCGGATTGTTGGGCGGATGGCGAAACCGCCCCGAAAAAAGACCGCAATTGTCAAACTGAGATCACGCCGGACGGTTTACCAAACGTCCTCGTCGGATTTCTTTTTGAGAACGCGATTCGGCGAAACTCGATCGAAGTTTTGGGTTTCAACGTGATAGATTAGAATTCAGGTTGTGGGCCGCCTGCGGCATCCACGAATCAACGTGATCAAACATGCGACGTTCAGCGTTGACCGAAATCGAATGGGTCGAGTCTACGGATTTCGGCTGGAATCGTGGAGGGTCAGCCCTATTTCCTCTAGAGTTGCGTTTCTCGGTTGTCTGTCAGCGAATCCACTGCCCTGCGTTATCGCCAATCGGATCCCGATGTGCGATTGATGCTGCGCGTCAAGAACGATGACGCCGCCGCCTATGAGGAACTACTACGAAAATATCATCCGCGTCTGGTGCGATTGCTTCGTGCGATGGGACCGAGAGCTGACATGGCCGAAGATTTGGCCCAAGAAACATTCATGCGGGTATGGCGCGCCCGTGTACGTTACGAACCCGGTGCCAAGTTTTCGACTTGGTTATTCACCATTGCCGCCAACGTTGCCCGCAATGCAACCCGAAGCCAGGGGCGGCGACAAGAGGTCAACGAGGTCGACGCACCGACGGGCGGAGACGGTTCGCGCGCCGTTGGAATCGTGACCGCGACCGCACTGGAAGCCAGCAGTTTGATGCCGACTCGCGTGGTCGAGGGCGCCGAACGAGGCGACATCGTACTGAACGCCGTCAAAACACTTGGCGAGCGGCAACGGACGGCATTGATGCTGTCGCGATTCGAAAACTTAAGTTATGCCGAGATTGCCGAAACGATGGGTCTGAGCACGAAAGCGGTGAAGTCTCTGTTGAGTCGCGCTCGGGTCAACTTGCGCGAACTGTTACAGCCCTACATCGAAGCGGGGCTGATTCCAAAAACGGGGGACGATCATGAGTGAAAGTGTCCTGCTGACTGACGACCACCCGGTCGATCCCGATGACGAATTGCTTGTCGCTTATCTCGACAACGAATTGCTTGAAGAAGAACGTCAATCGGTCGAAAAAAGGTTGGTCGCCGAACCTGACTTTCGTCAACGTCTGCAACTGCTGCAAACCGGATGGGACTGGCTAGACGAAATCCCAGGGGAATCGATCGACGAAAAACTGGTTGAGTCAACCATTGAATTGGTCGTGTCCGACATTGCGCCCGGCCAGAGCGAACAAGCGAATTGGTTCACGCAAAATCGCCGGCTGATCATCACGGTCGTCGCCATCACGATTGCTTTCCTTGTCGGACTTGTCGCGACAAACTACGTCCGCCGCGTCGCCCTCGAACGGCAATTTGATGACCTTGCCGTCGCACAGGAACTGGAAGCGTACAGCCTCGGTCCCGACTTCAAGTTTTTCAATGAGCTAGCTACCAACCCACGGTGGCAAGCGATGGCTTCGGCCATTGAACAGATCAACGAACGGTCCATGCAACCCGAACGGACCGTCGAATCACTTCCCAGGGAAAGCATCACTTCGGCGCTGCAATCTCTGCCAAGCGATCAACGAGAGAAATTACTCGTCAAGTGGAAGCGGTTCCAGGAATACGATGAACCGACCAAGCACGAGTTGCGGCAAACGGCAACGAAAGTCAACGCCCGCGAGGAACGCGACTCCCTGGTTAAAACGATGAAAATCGCATCGGTCTGGCTCGAAGGCCTGTCAGATGAAATGCGTGATTCTGTCCGCAGCGAAGATGCTTCGATTCGCAAGCCAGCGATCGAAGAAGCGATTCAATACACGATGGCGGAACTATCGTTCGAATCCGGAAAGCTGATCAGCGAAACGACGTCCGAGCAAATCTTCTCCTGGCTGGAGGTTTTGTTTCTGAAACGTGTCGACGAATTGCCACCAGAATTATCCAGACACATCCAAAAGACTTTGTCATCCGGGTCCAATAATCCCGAGATTTTCAAAATGTTTGCGATGTATCAAATGCTCGACGACCCGGAGCAGCGGGGCCGCCGACGGTTCGGATTCCGGAGCTTCCCGATGGGCTTCCGGCCCGGACCACCGCCACCGGACGGTCCGCCGCCGGGACCCCCGAAAGAACGCGACGGGAAGGGTCTGGGGAAAGGCAATGACGACGGTCCCCGGAACGATCACCGAGTGGATAGTGATGCCGAGCGAGGTGATTCAGACCGCGGTGGGCGGTCGGGTCCCCAACGTCTTCGCAGTGTGACCAACGAAGAATACGACGAACTCAGAAGCGTACTAGACGACGAAGCGCTCAGAACTCTGGACGCACTGACCAGCTACTCCACCCAATTTGCCGGTGAAGCGGCAGTCTACGCGACGCTACGAACCTGGGCTCGCGAATCGGTCGAACGACACATCGCCGCGCTTCGCAACCGTGATGAAAAAACGGCTCTCGAACGTTATCAGCAGTACGATGACGAAAGGCGATTTGGTGTGAACCGAGATACGCTGGACTTACAGCCACCGTCTGAAATTAGAGACGAAATCTTTAATCGTCGTCGGCACGATTCGAGAAGGTAATCTGGCGACGATGGCGTCAACGTGTGTTTCTTTAGCCTTTTTCATTGACATGCCGCGTCTATGTCACGATTTCCGTCACGCAGGCTGCGGCGAGACGGCCCACGAGCAACCGACTCGCTCGCGTTAGTTCGTGTCGTATTTGGCGAAGATCATCTTACCCGCGTTCGTCTGAAGCGTACTGGTAACACGGACATCGAGTTCTTGACCGATGCGATTGCGAGCGCCTTCGACGACCACCATTGTGCCGTCATCCAGGTAGCCTACGCCTTGCTCGGCACCTTCGCCCGGTTTAATGATCCGTACCTTGAACGTCTCGTCAGGCAGATAGACGGGGCGTAGCGAGTTGCTGATTTCGTTCAGGTTAATTACCGGAACGTTGTGTAACTTCGCCACCTTGTTCAAGTTGTAGTCGCCGGTGACGACCTTCCCCTCCAGGTGTTTGGCGAGTAGCACCAGTTTCAAATCAACCGTCTGTCCGGCGAGTTCCGGGAGGTCACGATCGAAGATCATCAGATCGACGTTGTCGTCGGCACGCATTCGGTTCAATACATCCAGCCCACGTCGACCACGCACCCGCCGCAATTTGTCACTGCTGTCTGCGATCGCCTGCAGTTCGCTCAATGCAAATCGAGGCATGATCAACTGATTGTCGAAAACACCGGTGTTGACCAAGTCGGCAATTCGACCGTCGATCACCACGCTGGTGTCAAGGATCAAAGGTTTGAACCCCTTCACTTCACGGACAAATTCGACATACGGAATCAGAAAACGAAAGTCATCCTTGGTCTGAATCAGAATGCTCGTACAGATGTAGCAAAGCAACATCCCCAAAATCAGTTTGACCGCGTTACCGAGCAATAACGACTGTGCAAAAAGCGGTGCAAGCGCAATCCACAAGACATACGTCAGCAGGAATCCGATCAAGACGCCAAAGTACACCGCCGAGATCGAATCAATCCGTTTGCTGGAGATAAAGATATCACCCATGATCGCCACAACGGCGATTCCCATGATCCCAACAAACACCAAATACGGATTGATATCCGCATCACTTGGTAAAGCCGTGTTGATAATCCAAGACACTCCGCCCGCGCACAACAAGAATACGCATCGGAGAATGATTAGTTCCATCGGATAATCGGCGAATCACGAGTGGGGAAACGGACCTCTGGTTCAAGAGTCTTCCACAGTTTAGATGAGACGTCTCGATAATCCCAAGGGGCCGACTGCAAGTCTGGCACGACAGAGGGGGAAAAACCCGGATTAGGTCGACAGAGTTGGCATAATCGGCATCCAACGCGACTCTAAACAATTGAGGGATGTCCGTCTCACTCGCACGTTCCGACCGCAGTCGGTCACGATTTCAACGAACGATGCCAGTAACCTTCGATGTCGGTGCTTCGTCAGAACTCTTATCATTGCAATCACTCATTGGCCGCAGGCGTTAGCGATGGTCAACAAATCGACACCGCCGATTGCGTGAAAGTACTGCCGTATTGAATTTTGACGAAGCGTTCATTTGGCAAATGTCTAATTGACGTTCGCCATCATCCGATTGATCTTCGCTTGAACTTCCGCAGCTTCTGCCGCGATCTGGTCATACGATTTTTTGGTCGAGTCGACAAGTTGCTGGGCCTGCTGAATCTTTTGCTCTAGGGGACCTCGCGTCGTGGCCAATTTTTCAGCCTCCGCCATATGTGCGGCTGACTGCTGTCGGTGCGAACCGATCGCCGCCTGCTCACTGATACGTTGACGCCTCAGCTTTGCGATCTCGACTAGCTTTGCCGCAAATTTCTCTTCGGCGTCTGCGAGTGCTGACATTTTTGCCGGATCCGCCTTCAGGGCAACGCGAAGGGCGGTGACTTCGTCTTGCAGGTCGCGAGTCAGGCTCGATGCGCCAGGAAGTTTGCCATCAAGGTCAGCAACTTGAGCCTCGGAAGCTTTCGCGGCAGCTTCCTTCTCGGCCGAAAGTTTCTTCAGAGACGCAATTTTCTGGTCGAGTTCAGCCAGAGGTTTCTTGGCTGCCTCCAAACCAGCGATTGCTTTTTCAAGTTCAGCTTTGACAGGAGCAAGTTTTTGCTGAACCGAAGCAAGGTTTGTCTTTGCCGATTCCAAGCGAACTTCGGTCGCGGGAGGATTCGGTCGCAAGCTGACCAAATTTTTGGGGTCATCGACAGACGTGTTGAAGACATCGCCGTTCCAATTGCCATAAACCAGACGCTTGCCGTCGTGGGTAATCGCAACTTCCAACATCGCTTCGCTACCCTGCTGAAGGTTCTTCAACTCTTTTCCGTCGGCGGCCCACAGTTTGGCTCGACCGTCGACACCCGCGGTAGCGAGACGCCCCTGATGATCAAACTTCACACTGGTGACACCGCCACCATGAGCATTGATGGATCGGAGCGTCTTGCCACCTTCCATTTCCCAAAGTTTGACGGTCCCGTCGCCGCTGGCACTGGCCAATACGTTTGAGTCATCACGCCAAGCGACCGAATGAATCGCCCCTTTGTGCCCAGCCAGATCCAAATACAGCCGACCGGTATCTGCTTCCCAGACACAAAGACCACCGGAGCGATCTCCCGATGCGATCAGAATTCCGTCTGGGCTGTAGGAAACCGTGTAGATCCAATCGGTGTGCTTTTTCAAATCAAAAAGCATGTCTCCGTTGGCGACATCGAAGATCCGCAGCATCTTTTGCGGCCCTCCCAAGGCGACACGGCTCATCGAATCATTCACGTCGGCACCAAAGACAGTGTCTAATTCATCGCCCACGCTTGCCACACGCTCACCGGTTTTGACATCGTAGATTGCGACGAGTCCCTGGAACGAATGCTCCCCGCCGCCAGCGATTAGATAACTACCGTCTCGACTAAACTTCAGGTCCTGCGCAATTCCTTCTTCAAACGGCAAGATTCCAAGTAGCTCTCCGCTCTCGCTGTGATAGAGCACGATTTGCTTTTGCCCCGCGACGGCCACCAGGGGTGCCCACGGGCTGGCAGCGATCGCGGTGACCGCACTCGCACGTTCGGTCACGACGGGTGTTGCCAAAGGAACCGATTCGGGCATCGCGACTGGCCCATCGGGTTTACCGCCAGTCGAAGCAACATAAGCAAGCGCGTTCGCCTTTTTCTTCTTTGCTTTCGACCCTGAATTCTCCAGAATCCCGCCTTCGATCCAGGCCTTAATGATCGCCAACTGAGGCTCCGGCAACTTGTCCTGATTCGGTGGCATGATCGGTGTATCGGCATGGCTGACCAATTGCCAAAGTCGACTGCCTTCCAAGTCGCCATCATCGTAGACGACTTCGCCACTGCCACCGCCTTCGATGACGGACCCAAATGTGTCAAGCGCCAGGCCACCCTTCTTGTCGCCTTGGTGATGGCAATTCAAGCAGTGTTGCCGGAAGATAGGCTTGACGTGTTCCTCGAAGGTGACCTTGTCGGGAACGTCTTTTGCGAAGCCTGTCGTCGCTACGCACGCCCCCGCCGCCAACAGCACAAATCGTTTCAGCATTGTTTGATTGATCATTGATAGCATGTCGAAGATTCGAGCTAGTGGTTGGTCAAAATCTGCAATCGGGATTAGCCGCATGGCGTCAGCCACGGTTGCCGGCAATAAACGAAGTCAACGCCCGTCGGCCAATGAGCCGAACTCAAATATTAATTCGAGACGAAGCACGAGTGCTTCATCGACATCTGAAATCAGGATTGGCCGGATGGTGTTAGCCATGGTTGCCGGCCAATAGCCGAAGTTAATGCCCGTCGGCTAATGAGCCGAACTGAAACATTAATTCGAGACGAAGCACTAGTGGTTGAAGACAAATTCGCGACTATTGAGAACAGCCCAGTACATGTCTTCCAGTGCGGCGACCTTGTCTTCTGATTGCTCCAACATCCCCTTCAATTGTGCGACTTCGTCGGCAGTCGGCTTCCGCGAAAGACAACGCACATAGATCCGCTCCATCACCTGTTCATGCGATAGTTTCTCACTTTCGATCCATTTCTTAACCTTGGCTCCCTGGGAAACCTTTTGGCTGACACTGCTACCGTTGAGCAGATGCAAGGCTTGCGATAGCGACGGATCAGTCGACGCCTCACACTCGCACACGGTCGTTCGAGGAGACCGGCCGAAGGTAGTCAAGAAATAGTTGGTCGTTCCGCCATCGGCGATTTGTACCGCACGCGCACCGATTGGTAGACCGCGGAACTTGTCCGGCGACTCGGTGGCCTGGCAGATGCAATCCAATAAGCTTTCCGCAGGAATTCGTCGCGTCAATGCGTAAGCGTAGTTGCGGGTATCGTGAGCGTTTGTGGGATTGGTAGCACTGCTGCGTTGGTACGCTTGGCTATTGCAGATGTCACGAACGAGCTGCCGAAAGTCGAATTTGTACTCGA
This genomic window from Roseiconus lacunae contains:
- a CDS encoding lysylphosphatidylglycerol synthase transmembrane domain-containing protein encodes the protein MRLPVKAFAKGAIALVVIAGLGFAIKKSFDSLSEQQQRTVDLITQIDRKIESAKIESERQRLRQERQDVIDQQPSFANVHWSTLAAAALVYAVGLIPGGLVLKEASGLLGKPISVRDAVSIQTVGHLGKYVPGKAMVVVIRAGRLRELGASWLIGSTAVFLETIMMMAVGAALAGGLIFFLPVPRWIAWISLLGGMSAAMISAPPILSRLLQKANILKSDSSLTDTTVSPTRHLCDGWRFFSLAWCWHVSGWFLIGGSFALVVRSLPGSIQTVSDATLIIASVAAMSLAMVVGFASLLPGGAGVRELTLTIVLAPVAGPAVALMSAIVIRLVFIAVEVSLAGLLGGWRNRPEKRPQLSN
- a CDS encoding RNA polymerase sigma factor, translating into MSVSESTALRYRQSDPDVRLMLRVKNDDAAAYEELLRKYHPRLVRLLRAMGPRADMAEDLAQETFMRVWRARVRYEPGAKFSTWLFTIAANVARNATRSQGRRQEVNEVDAPTGGDGSRAVGIVTATALEASSLMPTRVVEGAERGDIVLNAVKTLGERQRTALMLSRFENLSYAEIAETMGLSTKAVKSLLSRARVNLRELLQPYIEAGLIPKTGDDHE
- a CDS encoding anti-sigma factor family protein, producing the protein MSESVLLTDDHPVDPDDELLVAYLDNELLEEERQSVEKRLVAEPDFRQRLQLLQTGWDWLDEIPGESIDEKLVESTIELVVSDIAPGQSEQANWFTQNRRLIITVVAITIAFLVGLVATNYVRRVALERQFDDLAVAQELEAYSLGPDFKFFNELATNPRWQAMASAIEQINERSMQPERTVESLPRESITSALQSLPSDQREKLLVKWKRFQEYDEPTKHELRQTATKVNAREERDSLVKTMKIASVWLEGLSDEMRDSVRSEDASIRKPAIEEAIQYTMAELSFESGKLISETTSEQIFSWLEVLFLKRVDELPPELSRHIQKTLSSGSNNPEIFKMFAMYQMLDDPEQRGRRRFGFRSFPMGFRPGPPPPDGPPPGPPKERDGKGLGKGNDDGPRNDHRVDSDAERGDSDRGGRSGPQRLRSVTNEEYDELRSVLDDEALRTLDALTSYSTQFAGEAAVYATLRTWARESVERHIAALRNRDEKTALERYQQYDDERRFGVNRDTLDLQPPSEIRDEIFNRRRHDSRR
- a CDS encoding PIN/TRAM domain-containing protein, with protein sequence MELIILRCVFLLCAGGVSWIINTALPSDADINPYLVFVGIMGIAVVAIMGDIFISSKRIDSISAVYFGVLIGFLLTYVLWIALAPLFAQSLLLGNAVKLILGMLLCYICTSILIQTKDDFRFLIPYVEFVREVKGFKPLILDTSVVIDGRIADLVNTGVFDNQLIMPRFALSELQAIADSSDKLRRVRGRRGLDVLNRMRADDNVDLMIFDRDLPELAGQTVDLKLVLLAKHLEGKVVTGDYNLNKVAKLHNVPVINLNEISNSLRPVYLPDETFKVRIIKPGEGAEQGVGYLDDGTMVVVEGARNRIGQELDVRVTSTLQTNAGKMIFAKYDTN
- a CDS encoding c-type cytochrome domain-containing protein, encoding MINQTMLKRFVLLAAGACVATTGFAKDVPDKVTFEEHVKPIFRQHCLNCHHQGDKKGGLALDTFGSVIEGGGSGEVVYDDGDLEGSRLWQLVSHADTPIMPPNQDKLPEPQLAIIKAWIEGGILENSGSKAKKKKANALAYVASTGGKPDGPVAMPESVPLATPVVTERASAVTAIAASPWAPLVAVAGQKQIVLYHSESGELLGILPFEEGIAQDLKFSRDGSYLIAGGGEHSFQGLVAIYDVKTGERVASVGDELDTVFGADVNDSMSRVALGGPQKMLRIFDVANGDMLFDLKKHTDWIYTVSYSPDGILIASGDRSGGLCVWEADTGRLYLDLAGHKGAIHSVAWRDDSNVLASASGDGTVKLWEMEGGKTLRSINAHGGGVTSVKFDHQGRLATAGVDGRAKLWAADGKELKNLQQGSEAMLEVAITHDGKRLVYGNWNGDVFNTSVDDPKNLVSLRPNPPATEVRLESAKTNLASVQQKLAPVKAELEKAIAGLEAAKKPLAELDQKIASLKKLSAEKEAAAKASEAQVADLDGKLPGASSLTRDLQDEVTALRVALKADPAKMSALADAEEKFAAKLVEIAKLRRQRISEQAAIGSHRQQSAAHMAEAEKLATTRGPLEQKIQQAQQLVDSTKKSYDQIAAEAAEVQAKINRMMANVN